The following coding sequences are from one Paenibacillus stellifer window:
- a CDS encoding YheC/YheD family protein → MRTNDGKPVVAILTIADKTRLFRGNHKNFRDIIRTGNDMGFLAYVVTVRDLKLDRPSINGYVPGPGKTWISAELPSPQVIYNRIPAREDEAKPSVARKIAECLEYPGIRLYNPYFFNKWNLFEWLKESRAAFRHVPATRRLRNGRTLSVMLKNHHGLYLKPESGKAGKGIMRIRFTEDSPLPYRLQIQSERKSATYKSGSIERLWSRIEKETGRTHYIAQEMIELATYKGRPFDLRVLLQKNGRGGWGVTGIGARLAGARSITTHVPRGGSVENPSSMLEAMFGPDKASATLKNVTSTALLIARQIERSSGHTLGEMSMDLGVDDKGGLWFFEANSRPMKFDEPEIRKLSLERIFQYSHYLVRQSAGSR, encoded by the coding sequence ATGCGGACAAATGACGGCAAGCCCGTCGTGGCGATCCTGACGATCGCCGACAAGACCCGCCTGTTCCGGGGCAACCACAAAAATTTCCGTGACATTATCCGGACTGGCAACGATATGGGTTTCCTCGCCTACGTGGTGACCGTGCGCGACCTGAAGCTGGATCGTCCGTCGATCAACGGCTATGTTCCCGGCCCAGGCAAAACATGGATCTCGGCGGAGCTTCCTTCGCCCCAGGTGATCTACAACCGCATCCCGGCCCGGGAGGATGAAGCAAAGCCGTCCGTCGCCCGAAAAATCGCCGAATGTCTGGAATATCCGGGCATTCGGCTGTACAATCCTTACTTTTTCAACAAATGGAATCTGTTCGAATGGCTCAAAGAGTCCCGGGCGGCCTTTCGCCATGTACCGGCAACCAGGCGCTTAAGAAACGGCCGTACACTCTCAGTGATGCTGAAGAATCATCACGGCCTCTACTTGAAGCCAGAGAGCGGCAAAGCCGGGAAGGGGATCATGCGGATCAGGTTTACCGAAGACAGCCCGCTTCCCTACCGCCTGCAAATTCAAAGCGAGAGAAAGAGCGCGACCTACAAGTCCGGTTCCATAGAACGGCTATGGTCCCGCATTGAGAAGGAAACGGGAAGAACGCACTATATCGCCCAGGAGATGATTGAGCTGGCAACCTACAAGGGCCGGCCCTTCGACCTGCGCGTACTGCTGCAGAAGAACGGCAGGGGCGGCTGGGGAGTCACCGGGATCGGTGCCAGACTGGCAGGCGCCCGCAGCATTACCACACATGTCCCGCGCGGCGGCTCGGTCGAGAATCCGTCGAGCATGCTGGAAGCGATGTTCGGACCCGACAAGGCTTCCGCGACCTTGAAGAACGTCACCTCCACCGCCCTCTTGATCGCCCGCCAGATCGAACGGTCCTCCGGCCATACTCTCGGGGAGATGTCGATGGATCTGGGCGTCGACGACAAGGGCGGGCTGTGGTTCTTCGAGGCCAATTCCCGTCCGATGAAGTTCGATGAGCCGGAAATCCGCAAGCTGTCGCTGGAGCGGATCTTTCAGTACAGCCATTATTTGGTCCGGCAGTCCGCCGGCTCCCGCTAG
- a CDS encoding YheC/YheD family protein, giving the protein MGLTYCNVHFTKQPERVVYVSGSLMKSLKLTGKRNIRVRLGKDAIPAVIKPIKRAGKHLFLASGVQHAIKVPKSGSVYLRGLQNDEVQLGPLVGVLSDGPGSPSSPFSTRTGFIKQLLREGRGMCYIFAFTPKDINWQQDRVNGYFLTDSGKFERKIVPLPDVVYNRLPSRRAETSPAINQLRERFIRKRIPFFNWSFFNKSDIYRLLENDSFASRYVPETHSSPPPETIRDMLERHHFVYYKPSAGSLGHGIYRLTYLPKRGYFARYRRDGKNVLLRFGTFDSLMRLLQSRHGKTLQSYVVQQGIRLIEIDGCPIDFRFHMHKNGNNQWVVVGIGAKKAGRGSVTTHLKNGGSLLTPQQALGRVFGARADEVLQQAKQTAIRLAESLETQQRHLLGEIGFDLGIDQEENIWMFEANAKPGRSIFRHPSLRAEGKASIQHILEHCLYLSKFRRRDDM; this is encoded by the coding sequence ATGGGTCTCACATACTGCAATGTCCACTTCACCAAGCAGCCCGAACGGGTCGTCTACGTCTCGGGCTCGCTGATGAAAAGCCTGAAGCTGACCGGCAAGAGGAACATCCGGGTCCGGCTCGGCAAAGACGCAATCCCGGCTGTAATCAAGCCAATCAAGCGCGCCGGCAAGCATCTGTTCCTGGCGTCGGGCGTCCAGCACGCCATCAAAGTTCCGAAATCAGGCAGCGTCTACCTGCGGGGCCTCCAGAACGATGAGGTGCAGCTCGGCCCGCTGGTGGGTGTGCTGTCCGACGGTCCCGGCTCCCCGTCCAGTCCGTTCAGCACGCGCACCGGCTTCATCAAGCAGCTGCTGCGCGAGGGCAGGGGCATGTGCTACATCTTCGCCTTCACGCCGAAGGACATCAACTGGCAGCAGGATCGCGTGAACGGCTACTTTTTGACGGACAGCGGCAAATTCGAACGCAAAATCGTCCCCCTTCCCGACGTCGTATACAACCGCCTGCCCAGCCGGCGGGCCGAGACTTCGCCGGCAATCAACCAGCTGCGGGAACGGTTCATCCGCAAGAGAATCCCGTTCTTCAACTGGAGCTTCTTCAACAAATCCGATATTTACCGTCTGCTTGAGAACGACAGCTTCGCCAGCCGGTATGTGCCCGAAACCCACAGCAGCCCGCCACCCGAGACGATCCGCGATATGCTGGAGCGCCACCATTTCGTCTACTACAAGCCGTCGGCGGGCAGCCTCGGCCATGGGATTTACAGGCTCACCTACTTGCCCAAGCGCGGTTATTTCGCCCGCTACCGGAGGGACGGCAAAAATGTGCTGCTGCGCTTCGGCACCTTCGACAGCCTGATGCGGCTGCTGCAGTCCAGACACGGAAAGACCCTGCAGAGCTATGTCGTCCAGCAGGGCATCCGCCTGATCGAAATCGACGGCTGCCCCATCGACTTCCGGTTCCACATGCACAAGAACGGGAACAACCAGTGGGTCGTCGTCGGAATCGGCGCCAAGAAAGCGGGACGCGGCAGCGTAACGACCCACCTCAAGAACGGCGGATCGCTGTTGACGCCTCAGCAGGCGCTCGGCCGCGTATTCGGCGCAAGAGCAGATGAAGTGCTTCAGCAAGCCAAGCAGACCGCCATCCGTCTCGCGGAGTCGCTCGAAACCCAGCAGCGGCATCTGCTGGGCGAAATCGGCTTCGATCTAGGCATCGACCAGGAGGAGAACATATGGATGTTCGAGGCGAACGCCAAGCCCGGCCGCTCCATCTTCCGCCATCCGTCCCTCCGTGCCGAAGGCAAGGCCTCGATCCAGCATATCCTGGAGCACTGCCTCTACCTCAGCAAGTTCCGGAGGAGGGATGATATGTGA
- a CDS encoding YheC/YheD family protein has protein sequence MPVTELGLFGILTGPGNLESPVAEPAFCEALLRAAPSYGLRAVVFTPDGVSPDGGSVAGFRRAASNWVPAKERTPDIVYNRMFASSPEEKREAARALRALGRSSDWSRGLPDKWNVYRKLRLHPEAARLLPETRRYTGRRGLSLMLARYKDGVFLKPRAGMQGRFTLHAAPSGSQPGSLIIRARDGANRPLLLRFPDEYSGLAWAERFIGSKRFIMQPYLRLTTCRGEPFDIRALMQKNGRGRWELTGMAARLGPGGSLTSNLHGGGTAEEAAAVLREQFGAMAEEILQKLERTAALLPPLLEASCGRLGELGLDFGIDPDGRIWLLEANSKPGRSVFKLTGDREAARRSAENPLAYARYLLLTRSSSPRLLRSGALQSEE, from the coding sequence ATGCCTGTGACCGAACTCGGCCTCTTTGGTATTTTGACCGGACCGGGAAACCTGGAATCTCCCGTCGCGGAGCCTGCCTTCTGCGAAGCGCTGCTGCGCGCTGCCCCTTCCTATGGCCTGCGGGCAGTGGTCTTCACACCGGACGGCGTATCGCCGGACGGCGGCTCGGTAGCCGGCTTCCGGCGGGCCGCCAGCAACTGGGTGCCGGCGAAGGAGCGAACGCCGGATATCGTCTATAACCGGATGTTCGCGAGCAGCCCGGAAGAAAAACGCGAAGCCGCCCGGGCGCTCCGGGCGCTCGGGCGCAGCTCCGACTGGTCGCGCGGGCTTCCGGACAAATGGAACGTCTACCGGAAGCTCCGGCTTCACCCGGAAGCCGCACGGCTGCTGCCCGAGACGAGACGATATACCGGACGCCGCGGGCTATCGCTCATGCTGGCCCGGTATAAGGACGGCGTCTTCCTGAAGCCCCGGGCGGGCATGCAGGGCAGATTCACCCTGCATGCCGCACCTTCCGGCTCACAGCCCGGAAGCCTGATCATCAGAGCCCGCGATGGGGCGAACCGGCCGCTGCTGCTCCGCTTCCCGGACGAATACAGCGGGCTCGCCTGGGCGGAGCGGTTCATCGGCTCCAAGCGCTTCATTATGCAGCCGTATCTTCGGCTTACCACATGCCGGGGAGAACCGTTCGACATCCGGGCCCTGATGCAGAAGAACGGCCGGGGACGGTGGGAGCTGACTGGCATGGCGGCCCGCCTTGGCCCGGGCGGGTCGCTCACCTCGAATCTCCACGGAGGTGGAACCGCGGAGGAAGCGGCGGCGGTGCTTCGGGAGCAGTTCGGCGCCATGGCCGAAGAGATTCTGCAGAAGCTGGAGCGGACGGCCGCTCTTCTTCCGCCGCTCCTGGAAGCCTCATGCGGGAGGCTAGGCGAGCTGGGACTGGACTTCGGCATCGACCCCGATGGACGAATCTGGCTGCTCGAGGCCAACTCCAAGCCCGGCCGCTCGGTCTTCAAGCTCACGGGTGACCGTGAGGCCGCCCGGCGTTCGGCCGAGAATCCGCTGGCTTACGCGCGCTACCTTCTGCTTACACGAAGCAGTTCTCCCCGCCTCTTGCGAAGCGGGGCGCTGCAATCGGAAGAATGA